The following DNA comes from Streptomyces pristinaespiralis.
CGCGATGCCGACCATCACCAGCGGCGGGTCCAGCGACACAGAGACCACCGAGCCGGCCGTGAAGCCGTGGCGGCGTCCGGCCGCGTCGAGGACGGTTACGACGGTGACGGGCGACGCCAGCTGCGCCATCGCGTCTCGGAAACTCTGCGGGCCGACCGCGGGCCTTGCCGGGTCGTCGGCTCCTGTCACGGGGGCTCCTTCTGTTGGTGGTTGCCGCGCCTCAGCGGGCGGCGCCGGCCAGGGCCGGCAGGGCGCGGTGCCCGGTGGGCAGCTCCGCTTCGCGCGGGGCGGCGCGGCCCCAGGGGAAGCCGTCGTGGATCAGCAGCCGGTCCGGCGGCGCGGTGCCGTCGGCGCCCTTCTCCACGGCGAGCGACACCAGCACCTGGGGGCGCGGCTCGAGTTCGGTGAACAGCCAGCGGTCGGCGGTGTCGCCCTCGGGCGGGCGGAAGCCCAGCACCCCGCGGTCCTCGGCGAGTTCGAAGGCGAACGAGTCGAACGGCAGCCCCAGCCCCAGGCCGCGGGCCTTGGCGTAGGCCTCCTTCAGCGTCCACAGCCGCAGCGTGGCCCGGTCGCGCCGGCTGCCGGGGGCGATCGTGGCGAGGTGGGCGCGTTCTTCGGGGGCGAAGCTCTCCACGATCCAGTCCAGGCCGCGTTCGCCGCCCCGGTCGAGCCGTTCGACGTCGATGCCGACCCGGCGGTCGCGGGCGACGGCGACGACGTTGCAGCCGTGCGCGTGCGACAGGTTGAAGTCCAGCTCGGCCTCCGGGCCGCGGGGCCGGCCGTGCGGCGGCGACTGGAGGAACGGGCGGCCGCGCGAGGACCGCCAGATCGTCGCCTCCGCCTCCGGGATGCCGGTCTGCAGGGACAGCACCCGCCGCACCAGCGCGTGGGCGACCAGGTACTGGCGGCGGTCGCGCTCGAAGAGGAACCGGCCCGCGATCTCGCGCTCGTGCTCGTCCAGCCAGTGGCCGGCCAGCAGCGTGCTGGTCGCCTCGTCGAGGGCCTCGTTGAGGCAGAACCAGATCTGGACCGTGCCGCGGCCGGCGCCGACGGCGCCCGTCGGGGTCATCGGGCCCCCGCGGGCACCCGCTCGCGCCGTATCTGGCGGAGCATGCCCGACAGCACGTTGCCGGTGCCGATCTCGGTGAACTCCGGATCGTCGCCGTACCGACCGTCGAGGAGCGCCTCGACGGTCTCGTGCCAGCGCACCGGCTGGTGGATCTGCTGCAGCAGCAGCTCGCCGACCCGCTCGTGGGTGTAGGGGCGGGCGGTGGCGTTGGCGATGACGGGGAAGGCGAGCGGGCCGAACACGGTCCGCTCCACGACCGGGTACAACTCCTCGGCGGCCGGGGCCATGTAGCGGGAGTGGAAGGGGCCGCTCACGGCGAGGCGGCGCACCATGCGGGCGCCCACGTCCTCCAGGATCGGGCCCGCCTCCTCCAGGTCCGCCACCGGGCCGGCGAGGACGATCTGGGCGCCGGTGTTGAGGTTGGCCAGGTCCAGGGAGGCGAACCCGGCGCGCAGCAGCAGGAAACGCAGTTGTGTCTCGGGCAGGCCGACGACCGCGCTCATGCCGCCGCCGTCGATACGGGCCATCGCGGCGGCCCGGGCGGCGACCAGGCGCAGCCCGTCGGCGAAGCCGAACGCGCCCGCGGCCTCCAGGGCGTTGTACTCGCCGAGGCTGTGCCCCACGGCCACATCCGGCCGTACGCCGGTGTCCTCGAGCGCCGCGCGGTGGGCGAGGGCGTTGACGGCGAACATCGCCGGCTGGGTGTAGCGGGTGTTGCCGAGCTGCCCCTCGGGGTCCTCCAGGCACAGTCGGCGCAGGCTGTAGCCGAGCACGTCGCCGGCCTGTTGCTCCAGGTCGGGGAAGCGGTCGAACAACTCCCGTCCCATACCGACGCGCTGGGCGCCCTGGCCGGGGAACATCAGGATCCGGGTCAAGGTGATCACTGCCTTCTGGGGTAGTGCGGAAGTCGGTGTCCGGGTTCGGGGGTTCCGGCCCGGGGTTCGAGTTCGGGTGGTCCGGGCCCCGGGGGGTGCGGGGGTCCCGGGGTTCCGCGGTTCTTCGGTTCCGGGTCCGGGGGGTCGGGGTCCCGGTCCGGGTCCGGTCCCGAGGGTTCGGGTTCGGGTTCGGGTCAGACGGTGGCGGCCTCCGGGAACGCCTCGTCGGCGAGTGCCCCGAGGTCGGCCGCGGTGAACAGGGTTTCCAGGGGGACCTCGCGCCCGCCGTCGGCGGTGATCCGCGCGGCGATCCGCAGCAGCTGCCTGCTGGTCGCGCCGAGTGCGAACAGGTCCTGTGCCGGGTCGAGTTGCGCGGCGTCCACGCCGGTCTCCGCGGCGACGACCCGGGCGAGCCGCGCGAACGCGGCGTCCGCGCCGGGAGCGGAGATGTCACGGGCCGAGACCGAGACCGAGGCCGCGGGCGCGGGCGCGAGAGGGCCGGGGTCGGGGTCGGCCGGGGTGTCGGTGCCGATCCCCCACAGGGCCCCCATCCGTGCGGACAGCGCGGGCCCGCCCGCGGGCGGCGTCTGCGGCGTCGGCAAGACGGCTGCCGCGGGCGTGGGTGCCTCGGCGCTGTTGCTCACCGATGTCGCCGGGGCCGCCGCGGCGGGAGGTCCGGCGGGCTCGTGTCCGGGCGTCGCGGAGGCGGCGGCCGGGACGGGAAGGGGGAAGGTCACGCGGGTCAGGGGTGTCGCGGGGAGGGACGCCTTGGGGGCGGTGAGGGCGGGCCAGGTCACCGGTTCACCCGCCATCCATGCGGTGAGCGCCTTGGTCTCCTCCCCCGGCGCGGCGGCGCGGTGTTCGACGGCGCCGGCTCCTTCGGCGCGGATGCGGCGGGCGAGGTCGCGCAGTGCGGCCGGGGCCTGGGCGCG
Coding sequences within:
- a CDS encoding 4'-phosphopantetheinyl transferase family protein, whose translation is MTPTGAVGAGRGTVQIWFCLNEALDEATSTLLAGHWLDEHEREIAGRFLFERDRRQYLVAHALVRRVLSLQTGIPEAEATIWRSSRGRPFLQSPPHGRPRGPEAELDFNLSHAHGCNVVAVARDRRVGIDVERLDRGGERGLDWIVESFAPEERAHLATIAPGSRRDRATLRLWTLKEAYAKARGLGLGLPFDSFAFELAEDRGVLGFRPPEGDTADRWLFTELEPRPQVLVSLAVEKGADGTAPPDRLLIHDGFPWGRAAPREAELPTGHRALPALAGAAR
- the fabD gene encoding ACP S-malonyltransferase, giving the protein MITLTRILMFPGQGAQRVGMGRELFDRFPDLEQQAGDVLGYSLRRLCLEDPEGQLGNTRYTQPAMFAVNALAHRAALEDTGVRPDVAVGHSLGEYNALEAAGAFGFADGLRLVAARAAAMARIDGGGMSAVVGLPETQLRFLLLRAGFASLDLANLNTGAQIVLAGPVADLEEAGPILEDVGARMVRRLAVSGPFHSRYMAPAAEELYPVVERTVFGPLAFPVIANATARPYTHERVGELLLQQIHQPVRWHETVEALLDGRYGDDPEFTEIGTGNVLSGMLRQIRRERVPAGAR